The Argonema galeatum A003/A1 genome segment GAACCAAGGCAACTGGGGGGCGATGAGATTTATGACGACGGGAATGTGCCCTGGGCGGAGGCTGGCTTCGCAGTAGTTGTATGGGAAAGGAATTGGCCGCTAACAGCGAACCAGACAATTGCTTTAGCAAAAGGCTACCTAAAAAGCGGTGGTTATTACCTGTGTTTTTTGGACAGGTTATCTGTTTGCGAGCTACTGGTTTTTGCGTCGCCAGCTCGGAAGCGCTAACGCTAAGAGCAACGCTACGAGAAAGCGATACGCCGGAGGGACGCTGACGCGAAGGCCAAGTTTGAACAAATGCTTTCGTGGAAACTTTAGCGAATTTGTGATGTCCTGGGGACTGCTTTCGCCAACGCAGATATTGGTGGAACGCAACTCGCCGCCATTGCTTGAGCTGCTGTGTCAACGAAGTCAGCGTTTTCATGTAGGAGCGGCTGTGACACCCTGAATTTGGTAGCTCAATACTTAAAAGGGTGACCTTATCCGTTATTATATAAGTCCGGTGGCTAAACTAGGCTCTACCACTAGGGGGATCGCAGGTGGAACGAGTTTTGTTTAGGGCTGGGGATCGCATATCCCAAAGGTAAATCTACTTTATGCAGCCCGATCGGTCACAGACCTTGCCAGCAAAAATAGATTTACCGATCTATTAGTGCCCAATTTACAAAGAGAGTGCGATCGCGTCAAGTAATAAGTTTGGTTTAGAGATACTCTCCCAAAAAATCAAAACTATCGTTTTCCCAGCCGGAATCGGGCCATAACAGGAGCAGATAGCTGGTAATATTTGTTTCGATTTCATCGCTATCTTCCCGGTCAAATAGTGCTGTCAGAGCTTTTATGTCTCCTTCTCTCAGAGGCGTAAAAGGTGAGGCGTAACCATCTAGGATTGCAAATGATTCTGTGCCGATCGTAGTGTCAGCTTCCTCATTTATTTGGTTGACCCGTTGCCAACGGGATGCTCTGGCAGGTTTAGAGCTTGTTACTTCGTTGCTAAAACGAATTAGTTCTGCCAGATTTGAGGCACCCTCTTCACTGGATGTGTTGATAAACATATTGTCTTAAAAGGACTCAATCCCATCAATGGGGATGAGCCTCTCGCCCTAAAACTTCGTTTTTCTGTGAAACTAAGTGAAGTCTGGGCACCCTGATGCTATTGACTGAGGGCGAAGTTTTATGTTGGTCGCTGGCTCATCTGTTTGCTTTTACTTAAAGTTTCCCCAATATACATTCTCCAGGCGAGGAATGCAGAAATTTAAAGCAATTTTTCAGATTTGCTGACTGCGTAAGCTCAGAACTTACCTGTTTCTGCTGGGGGAGCGCCGGTTCCCGGTTGATTGAAGAAGCGATTTTTATCGGCGTCGGTTTGATAGAGGCAGTCAATTTGGGGGGAATTCTCCAGAGTGTTAGTGTAGCCAAAGGTGTTCATCCGGTTTTTACACTCTCGCACCTGCTCTGATGTCACCAGTTTTCTACTCTCCAGAATTGCCCAGTTATTGCTTCGCAGGACGCATCCGGGTTGCATACGCGGCTGGGTTACGTAGACGGTGAAGGGGTTTAATGTTACAAAGATGCGGGTGTCGGAGACGATCGCGCTGGCTCCATACTGAGCGCAAATATCGGGGTTCGGCGCACTGCGATCGATCACTTCGCGGGATGCCACATTTTCGATGCTAGAATTGGCTGTGGTGCTAAAGCCAATGCCGACCCCGATTCCCAAAATAAATACGCCTGCAAGAATTGCCAGGGTGGTGGAATTAAAGGCGGAGGATTTAGAGGCGTCGGCTGTAGATTTACGTTTCATGGTTGCTTGTGCAGTTTACCAGATTTTACGGAGAGTTAGGTTGCAAGTTCTCTTCCAGTATGCCGTTAATTTTCGGGAAATATCCCCAATTTAAGAAAAAAGGCCGACATGACAGTTTCACCATAGACAATTCAGAGCCATAAATGTCTAGTTATCCGCTTGTTAGCATTTGTATCCCTGTATATAACGGCGCTGAATTTATTGAATCGCTTTTAAACACCATCCGTCAAACTACTTATCCTTATATAGAAATTATTATCTCTGATGATAATTCTCAAGATGAAAGCCTGAATTTGCTTCGTGCATCTCACTTAGCTAACTCCCATATTTTCACTCATTCCAGATACGGTTTAGTACCTAACTGGAACTATTGCATTTCCCAAGCGAAAGGCAAATATATTAAGTTCTTATTCCAAGACGATACTCTCGAACCAGACTGTATTACCAAGATGGTAAAAATGGCTGAACAAGACGAAAAAATAGGTCTTGTTTTTAGCTGCCGCAACTTAATTTACGAACAGCCAATAGACATAGAATTTGTCACCGGAATGAAAGATTTACACAAACATTGGTCTAAGATTCAGTTTGTCCAATCTGGTATTACTCTTTTACAAGATCGTAATTTTTTTAAACCTCCCTACAACAAAATTGGCGAACCTACAAATGTCTTGATTTGTCGGGAAGTTTTTGAGCGGGTTGGCTTATTCGACCCGGCTTTTAAGCAACTCGCTGACTTAGAGATGTGGCTGCGGATTATGACATATTATAAGATAGGATTTATTGACGAAAGACTAGCTTCATTTCGCATTCATCCCAATCAAGCAACCAGCCACAATCTTGGCGAAAATAAAATTGAAACTTTGTTTGAGATTTATAAAGTATGGCTAAAAATTATTCGTAACAAAACTTATCAATCACTTCCCGGCGATTTACGCAAAAAAATGAGAGTGGAGCTAGTAAAAATTCTTTTAATTAAAGGTGTCAAAAGTGTAATATTATTAAGGTGGGATCAAGGTCGAAAAGTCAGGGCTCTGCTAAAAGAAGCTCTCGGCTCGACACCAGAGCCATCTGGGAATGAATTTCCAAGTTAGGTAGGGCAAAGCATTTGGACAAAAAACACGGGTTAGAGCCATAAATTTTCGCCCCAATGCTAATGCCTCCGGCACAAGTAAAGAGAACGCCCCACTAAGAAAGTTTGGCGTCAACAGAACTAACTTCAATTGAGGAACAATTTTATGACTGACCCTTCCAACATTCGTAAGCTACTATCTGACCCTAATCTAGGACTGTTACCGCATATAGACAAATCTCTCAAGGAGATGCAAATCGACTTTGGGCATCAGCAAGATAATTTCAAATGGGAGCCTTATGATTTAGAGTTGGGGGAGTGCCAAACTCACATGACACCTAATGATATAAAGCCAATAATAACGCAGTGGGTTTCTATTAGGTTCCCTGTACTTGGACAAATCAAAGATAAGTTTGAAATCTTGATGTTAGCGGCAGAATTTCAGAATTCGCTTGATGGTGCAATTATTGATTGGAGTACAAGGGAGCGGAGTCAGTATGATAATAAACCATTGAGGCGACCTGTTAGCACGATTACAGGTAAATTGGATTATGAGTTATTGAAGGAACCAGCTAACTCTTGCCGCGTTACGATTTATCGAGATTTTGAGTTAACATACGCGGCGACATTTTAATTTTTCCAGGAGCGATTAAGGGGGGGAAGCGGAAACCCCCCCTTAAAAAGGGGGGCTGAGGGGATCTCTACGTAAGCCCTGCATTACTGAGAAATTTGCTGGTTTAATTCAAGATGGGTAGATTTCTAAAGTTACTGCTAACTATAGCTATCTTGGTTTCATTCTTGCTTGTATCCCAGCAAGTGTTGGCACAACAGTGGCGTCCCGTCCGAGGCGGCATCCTTTTCGGTATTAGCGGTATGGCTATGATTCAGCAGCAAAAAAATTCTCTGGATTTGCTGATTGTCCATGACAATAAAGAAAAAGACCAGGGGCGTTTAGCGATCGTTACTATCAAGGGTAAAAAGAAACCTCAATATTTTCCCTTGGAATGGCCTAACAACACAGATTTACCAAGGGATTTGGAGGGGATAACATCTGTTCCAGGAAGTTTTAACCCTTTTTTCATGGCTCTAAGCAGTTCGGGGAAAATATATCATATTAAGCTGGATAATTCCAACAAAAATATTTCGGTTCTCAAAGTATTCAATTTACCTATTATTCCTGATAAAAGGAATTTTGAAGCATTTGCTTTACAGGAAATAGATGCAAAATTATTAGCTGTTTGGGCGCATCGGGGTGAAGGTGAAGAGGCGGCAATAATTTATTGGGGGATTCTAAATCCAGCTACATATCAAATTACAAAAACAGGTTCTGTTAATCTGAAAGTGCCGTGGCCTACTAGCAATGTTCGCCACATTTCCGATCTTAAGATAGATCGGGCGGGAATTCTTTTTATTACGTCAGCAACCGATCCTGGGAACGATGGGCCATTCGAGTCGGCTGTATACGTGGCAGGTGCGTTTGAGGTTAGTGGAAATGGAATTGGATTCCGGCAAAATCCCGAACTTGTTCTTCTATACCGTTATGATTACCACAAGATTGAAGCGATCGAACTCGTACCGGGTGCAGGGGGTGGCGTAATATTGGGTACAGATGATGAAAATATGGGTTCGTCTGTATACATTGGTGGAAGTGGCTGATGCCTTGCTTTGCAGGAATAGGTGTAGTTAACGCGATCGCATTTTCCCTCGCCGCTACTTACCCATTTACTCACAAACAAGAGTAGATATCTCAGTTGTGTCACTCTACCGCAGCCAATTTCTTTAAACACTGGGCAAATTCTTCTAAAGACTCGTT includes the following:
- a CDS encoding DUF3172 domain-containing protein; the encoded protein is MKRKSTADASKSSAFNSTTLAILAGVFILGIGVGIGFSTTANSSIENVASREVIDRSAPNPDICAQYGASAIVSDTRIFVTLNPFTVYVTQPRMQPGCVLRSNNWAILESRKLVTSEQVRECKNRMNTFGYTNTLENSPQIDCLYQTDADKNRFFNQPGTGAPPAETGKF
- a CDS encoding glycosyltransferase family 2 protein, coding for MSSYPLVSICIPVYNGAEFIESLLNTIRQTTYPYIEIIISDDNSQDESLNLLRASHLANSHIFTHSRYGLVPNWNYCISQAKGKYIKFLFQDDTLEPDCITKMVKMAEQDEKIGLVFSCRNLIYEQPIDIEFVTGMKDLHKHWSKIQFVQSGITLLQDRNFFKPPYNKIGEPTNVLICREVFERVGLFDPAFKQLADLEMWLRIMTYYKIGFIDERLASFRIHPNQATSHNLGENKIETLFEIYKVWLKIIRNKTYQSLPGDLRKKMRVELVKILLIKGVKSVILLRWDQGRKVRALLKEALGSTPEPSGNEFPS